The following proteins are encoded in a genomic region of Drosophila willistoni isolate 14030-0811.24 chromosome 3R, UCI_dwil_1.1, whole genome shotgun sequence:
- the LOC6650541 gene encoding nicotinamide/nicotinic acid mononucleotide adenylyltransferase 3 isoform X3: MSSFIEETKCLLPRITLIACGCFSPPTPMHMRLFEIARDHFEMAGTHKVIGGIISPTHDSYGKKGLAPALDRCAMVKLALQSSNWIHLSDWEVRQSQWTRTTSVLQFHQNYINNFMNLSSTRPKYEKLIHEWLPLAIGDRKDPVNVKLLCGADLLESFAVPGLWAESDIENIVANHGLVVITRSGSNPEKFIFESDILTKYQRNITLITNWVPNEVSSSMVRRLLGRGQSVKYLLDDLVLEYIRRHRLYNITSRQDVPPEGNANFPTSTPA; the protein is encoded by the exons AGGAAACAAAATGCCTGTTGCCGCGCATTACTTTAATAGCATGCGGCTGTTTTAGTCCGCCCACTCCAATGCATATGCGATTGTTTG aGATAGCCCGGGATCACTTTGAGATGGCGGGCACGCACAAGGTCATCGGCGGCATTATATCACCCACTCACGATTCGTATGGCAAGAAGGGATTGGCTCCAGCACTTGACCGTTGTGCCATGGTGAAATTGGCCCTACAGTCATCCAATTGGATACATCTGTCCGACTGGGAGGTGCGACAGTCTCAGTGGACACGCACAACATCGGTATTGCAATTTCACCAAAACtacataaacaattttatgaatttatcATCGACAAGACCGAAATATGAAAAACTGATACATGAATGGTTACCTCTTGCCATTGGCGATCGTAAAGATCCAGTAAATGTGAAGCTATTGTGTGGTGCAGATTTGCTTGAATCATTTGCAGTTCCAGGCCTATGGGCAGAATCAGAT aTTGAGAACATCGTGGCAAATCATGGACTGGTGGTCATTACACGCTCCGGCTCAAATCCGGAAAAGTTTATATTTGAATCGGATATTCTAACTAAATATCAG CGTAACATTACGCTGATTACCAATTGGGTGCCGAATGAGGTGAGCTCCTCCATGGTGCGTCGTCTTTTAGGTCGTGGCCAGTCGGTGAAATATCTTCTAGATGATTTGGTTCTTGAATATATAAGGCGTCATCGTTTATATAATATCACATC